The following coding sequences are from one Danio rerio strain Tuebingen ecotype United States chromosome 21, GRCz12tu, whole genome shotgun sequence window:
- the crb2a gene encoding protein crumbs homolog 2a: protein MEIRKVHLKGPGTVLLTMMMFKWGIFCSGSSDLCASSPCQNGATCVDTMDDYVCLCSREGVRYMGRDCEELYNACMFAECEGCESELGTDHYTCPEDKDECKSGPCVGPHSECVNEQNGYKCLCPPGFGGEDCSHRITDCIDEPCLNNGTCRRIVDGFECACSDGFRGETCEEDLDECDSHPCQNGAICLDGVNKYQCFCVPGYQGHNCEIDINECASRPCWNNGTCINGKDRYLCDCLLGYTGVNCELEIDECESNPCQNGATCHDLVGLYTCDCVQGFEGSDCEINIDECESGPCQNGGLCHDRIDSYECECEGTGYMGDHCEEDIPECASHPCQHGGTCLEGINHYNCSCWPGFEGGNCEVDIDECADAPCENDGECFEKSNPEHWETDWEFTYATAVGYVCQCQPGYTGENCSVNINECVSEPCHNGGSCKDLVNGYMCECPEGFTGVECEVNIDECESAPCLNGGVCEDGVAEYKCHCAEAEEGLLPWGGPQCTVQLLGCIGHECQNGATCLPWLDGETHGHTCLCPPGFYDDVCSIQTTFSFSSPRFFLIELPSLERRRRETEPEHPLGVRLRFRTTLPDMLLFFRGNAEFFLSLEIVGGELRARATSKEEGSLEAQLPGLVSDGDWHEAIVNINEHDIRLVLQVKGANCNNQACRVEDKLQDGHETFLHHDSLTKVYVGGVPEEYIGLTLSGQGFLGCMEDLQVDGHPVLPHDLGHEEESVELGCVKTEWCQEDPQPCSQQGHCVDLWTSYRCDCYRPHYGQDCSKDMPTWTFGHENSTSFLAFELLSDFGSNFSVSFFLRSLKSSGLLFQLRRSGVQGTEDEPYFTIYLEMGRLQVTSMAESPILSSPVFVSNGEKPLLQVDIQDGQVFFNHGGYRYGLGLLPDLEVLEGDLLYIGGVPGEEGATVWGGHFKGCLQDLRLDDVHLDVEDWNNTLSESIYIASDSENVLPGCTSDDTCKMEPCLNGGACTVTWNDFICSCPKDFTGKTCETRVWCVSDPCINGGHCVDLLDGFECIANATFDNTPLHYSAKGSLLDPVTNVTMKLRTRQENGVLLRAWRGEELLLIGLLDSSIHVEIHTANSVEPVKFSGQRRIADGNWHRLLFAMAHPEHDASQWFVLVDGIIDGSSAPVLAGSLNFLKDISSEVALAETFTGCLGAVRVGGVYLPFVDNTKSPQTTRFWRRPDEHVHLGCFGAPVCRSHPCRRGGTCVDLFNKFGCKCPSGWEGNICEKEIDECISGPCLHGKCKDKLNGFDCLCHPGYAGPTCSENIDDCKGSRCKNGGTCVDGVNDFTCICPPKYSGTRCQYNYPPLKCALDVECENDGVCHDTPWGANCTCPPGFTGERCEREIDECASSPCLNGGSCLDRLNRFQCLCPAGFSGQFCETNKQAQQDHIPWLAIAVPLACGCILLVAIGLIFMLMTARKKRQSEGTYSPSHQEVAGARLEMDSMLKVPPEERLI from the exons GAATATTCTGTTCCGGATCATCTGATTTGTGTGCATCTTCTCCATGTCAGAATGGGGCAACATGCGTGGATACAATGGACGACTATGTGTGCTTGTGTTCGCGGGAAGGAGTGCGGTACATGGGGAGGGACTGTGAGGAGCTGTACAATGCTTGTATGTTTGCTGAATGTGAAGGGTGTGAGAGTGAACTTGGCACAGACCACTACACCTGTCCAGAGGACAAAGACGAGTGCAAAAGTGGCCCATGTGTTGGTCCCCACTCTGAGTGTGTAAATGAGCAGAAtggctacaaatgcctgtgcccACCTGGTTTCGGGGGAGAAGACTGCAGTCACCGAATCACAGACTGCATTGATGAACCCTGCCTCAACAATGGCACCTGTAGACGGATAGTGGATGGATTTGAATGTGCCTGTTCTGATGGATTTCGAGGCGAGACCTGTGAAGAAGACCTAGATGAGTGTGATTCACATCCCTGTCAGAATGGTGCAATCTGTTTGGATGGGGTCAACAAGTATCAGTGCTTTTGTGTACCTGGATACCAAGGACACAACTGTGAGATTGACATCAATGAGTGTGCATCCCGACCTTGTTGGAACAATGGGACCTGTATTAATGGGAAAGACAGATATCTGTGTGATTGCCTACTGGGATATACAG GTGTAAACTGTGAGTTGGAAATCGATGAATGCGAGTCAAATCCCTGTCAAAACGGAGCCACCTGTCATGACCTAGTGGGACTGTACACCTGTGACTGTGTGCAGGGATTTGAAGGCTCGGACTGTGAAATTAATATTGATGAATGTGAAAGTGGTCCTTGCCAGAATGGAGGACTTTGCCACGACCGCATTGATAG ttatgagtgtgaatgtgaaggCACTGGATATATGGGAGACCACTGTGAAGAGGATATTCCAGAATGTGCATCACATCCTTGCCAACATGGAGGAACTTGTCTGGAGGGCATTAACCACTACAACTGTTCCTGTTGGCCAG GTTTTGAAGGTGGTAACTGTGAGGTGGATATAGATGAATGTGCTGATGCTCCATGTGAGAACGATGGTGAATGTTTTGAAAAGTCAAATCCGGAACACTGGGAAACAGACTGGGAGTTCACTTATGCCACAGCTGTGGGCTATGTATGTCAGTGCCAACCAGGATACACAG GAGAGAATTGTTCAGTGAACATAAATGAATGTGTGTCCGAGCCATGTCACAATGGTGGAAGCTGTAAGGATTTGGTTAACGGATACATGTGTGAATGCCCAGAGGGATTCACAg GTGTGGAATGTGAGGTGAATATAGATGAGTGTGAGAGTGCCCCCTGCCTTAATGGAGGTGTATGCGAAGATGGAGTGGCTGAATACAAGTGTCACTGTGCAGAAGCTGAGGAAGGTCTGTTGCCATGGGGCGGACCCCAGTGCACGGTGCAGCTGCTTGGTTGCATTGGACATGAATGCCAAAATGGTGCCACCTGCTTGCCATGGTTGGATGGAGAGACACATGGACATACCTGTCTTTGTCCACCTGGTTTCTATGATGACGTATGCTCTATACAAACCACATTCTCCTTTTCCTCACCGAGGTTCTTTCTTATTGAGCTTCCATCACTTGAACGCAGAAGGAGAGAGACAGAACCTGAACACCCCCTAGGGGTCCGCTTGCGATTCCGCACCACACTGCCTGATATGTTGCTGTTTTTTCGTGGTAATGCGGAGTTCTTCCTATCCTTGGAGATTGTTGGGGGTGAGCTGCGTGCCAGGGCAACATCAAAGGAGGAAGGATCACTGGAGGCACAATTACCAGGACTTGTAAGTGACGGAGACTGGCATGAGGCAATTGTGAACATTAATGAACATGATATCAGGCTTGTCCTTCAAGTCAAAGGTGCAAACTGTAATAATCAAGCATGCAGAGTTGAAGACAAGCTACAAGATGGTCATGAAACTTTCTTGCACCATGACAGCCTCACCAAAGTGTATGTGGGAGGAGTACCAGAGGAGTATATTGGGCTTACCTTGAGCGGCCAAGGCTTTTTGGGTTGTATGGAGGATTTGCAGGTGGATGGTCATCCTGTCCTGCCACATGATCTGGGTCATGAGGAGGAGAGCGTTGAGTTGGGCTGTGTAAAGACAGAATGGTGCCAGGAAGATCCACAGCCCTGCTCTCAACAAGGCCATTGTGTTGATCTCTGGACGAGCTACCGCTGTGACTGTTACAGACCCCATTATGGACAGGACTGCAGCAAAG ATATGCCTACCTGGACATTTGGTCATGAGAACTCCACAAGTTTTCTTGCATTTGAACTGCTGTCTGATTTTGGAAGTAATTTTAGCGTGTCATTCTTCCTTCGATCCCTTAAATCAAGCGGATTATTATTTCAGCTACGTAGGTCAGGGGTTCAGGGGACAGAAGATGAACCTTATTTCACCATATACCTGGAAATGGGACGATTACAGGTGACCTCTATGGCGGAGTCACCCATTCTGTCATCACCAGTGTTTGTCTCCAATGGAGAAAAGCCACTGCTTCAGGTGGACATACAGGATGGTCAGGTTTTCTTTAATCATGGAGGATATCGCTACGGGCTTGGCTTACTGCCCGACTTGGAAGTTCTGGAGGGAGACTTGTTGTATATTGGTGGAGTTCCAGGTGAAGAGGGTGCAACTGTTTGGGGTGGTCATTTTAAGGGCTGTCTGCAAGACCTGAGACTGGACGACGTGCATCTGGATGTGGAAGACTGGAATAATACACTCAGTGAGAGCATCTATATCGCCAGTGATTCAGAAAATGTCCTTCCTGGGTGCACGAGTGATGACACTTGCAAG ATGGAGCCTTGCTTAAATGGAGGAGCATGCACAGTCACATGGAATGACTTTATTTGTTCCTGTCCAAAGGATTTCACAGGAAAGACATGTGAAACCAGAGTTTGGTGTGTCAGCGATCCATGCATAAATGGTGGACACTGCGTAGATCTGTTGGATGGTTTTGAAT GTATAGCGAACGCAACCTTTGACAATACCCCTTTACACTACAGTGCTAAGGGATCTCTACTTGACCCAGTGACCAATGTTACCATGAAGCTCCGTACAAGACAGGAAAATGGTGTACTACTTCGTGCATGGCGTGGGGAGGAGCTTCTACTGATTGGTCTGTTGGATTCATCCATTCATGTGGAGATTCACACAGCGAACAGTGTAGAACCAGTGAAGTTCTCTGGACAGAGACGCATAGCAGATGGAAACTGGCATCGACTGCTGTTTGCGATGGCCCACCCAGAGCATGATGCGTCACAGTGGTTCGTTTTGGTGGATGGCATCATCGATGGTAGCAGTGCCCCAGTGCTTGCAGGTAGTTTAAATTTTCTTAAAGACATATCAAGCGAGGTTGCACTGGCCGAGACCTTCACAGGATGTCTAGGTGCTGTCAGAGTGGGTGGAGTTTACCTTCCATTTGTGGACAATACCAAATCACCCCAAACAACACGGTTTTGGCGAAGACCAGATGAGCATGTACACTTGGGATGCTTTGGGGCACCAGTCTGCCGCTCTCATCCCTGTAGGCGTGGTGGCACATGTGTGGATCTCTTCAATAAATTTGGTTGTAAGTGCCCATCTGGCTGGGAAGGGAACATTTGTGAGAAGGAAATAGACGAGTGTATCTCGGGACCTTGCCTTCATGGCAAGTGCAAGGACAAGCTTAATGGGTTTGACTGCTTATGTCACCCAGGATACGCAGGACCTACATGTTCAGAAAACATAGATGACTGCAAAGGATCGAGGTGTAAGAATGGAGGAACCTGTGTTGATGGAGTTAATGACTTTACCTGCATCTGCCCACCTAAGTACAGCGGAACACGTTGTCA ATACAACTACCCACCACTAAAGTGTGCCCTGGATGTTGAATGTGAAAATGATGGTGTTTGCCATGACACTCCGTGGGGGGCAAACTGCACCTGTCCTCCAGGATTCACCGGAGAAAG ATGTGAGAGAGAAATCGATGAGTGTGCTTCTAGCCCTTGTCTAAATGGTGGATCGTGTCTGGATCGCCTCAACCGCTTTCAGTGTTTGTGTCCCGCAGGATTCAGTGGCCAGTTCTGTGAAACAAAT AAACAAGCACAGCAAGATCATATACCATGGCTGGCGATAGCGGTTCCATTGGCTTGTGGCTGTATCCTCTTAGTGGCCATTGGTCTCATTTTCATGTTAATGACTGCACGAAAGAAGCGGCAGTCGGAAGGAACTTATTCCCCAAGTCATCAGGAAGTTGCTGGTGCACGTCTGGAGATGGACAGCATGCTGAAAGTACCACCAGAAGAACGGTTAATATGA